In a genomic window of Glaciimonas sp. PCH181:
- a CDS encoding response regulator transcription factor — protein sequence MYGRKLHLVIADDHPIVLMGVRAILQNLPDVSLIGTASNSTELFEMLDARPADHPEQVDMVLTDYAMPGGAFGDGMEMLARLKSRFPDVTLIVLTVLTNPALLSKIVQLGVHGLLNKGSDLNEIPVAIKRVAAGYKYLSQSLAATLEAQSTRPDVDKIALLSKKELEVLRMFLGGMSVQAIADHVRRSSKTISNQKRMGMMKLACANDAELFQLNSQVGLTNIAPPESEPQKRD from the coding sequence ATGTATGGTCGAAAACTACATTTGGTCATCGCAGACGACCATCCCATCGTTCTCATGGGCGTTCGCGCCATTCTACAAAATTTGCCGGATGTGAGTCTCATTGGCACTGCCTCCAACTCAACCGAATTGTTCGAAATGCTGGATGCTCGCCCCGCTGACCACCCTGAACAGGTGGACATGGTGCTGACCGATTATGCGATGCCGGGCGGCGCTTTCGGTGATGGAATGGAAATGCTGGCGCGCCTCAAAAGTCGCTTTCCTGACGTAACGTTGATCGTATTAACGGTGCTGACCAACCCCGCTTTGTTGAGCAAAATTGTGCAATTGGGTGTGCATGGCTTGCTTAATAAGGGCAGCGATCTGAATGAAATTCCGGTAGCGATCAAACGCGTGGCGGCCGGATACAAATATTTAAGCCAAAGTCTGGCCGCAACGCTGGAAGCGCAAAGCACCCGGCCGGATGTCGATAAGATCGCCTTATTATCGAAAAAAGAGCTTGAAGTGCTGCGGATGTTTCTAGGCGGTATGTCGGTGCAGGCGATTGCAGATCACGTGCGCCGCAGCAGTAAAACTATCAGCAACCAAAAACGCATGGGTATGATGAAACTTGCGTGTGCTAATGATGCCGAGTTGTTCCAACTGAATTCTCAAGTTGGGCTGACGAATATTGCACCACCTGAAAGTGAGCCTCAAAAGAGAGACTAA
- the ligD gene encoding DNA ligase D, translating into MTRPDPLKIYKTKRDFTKTSEPEDGGAANQSGLAFVVQKHWASHLHYDVRLEFEGTMRSWAVPKGPSYDPKDKRMAVQVEDHPIAYNSFEGKIPAKQYGAGKVIIWDKGTWQPLEDPSQGLRDGNLKFTLNGYKLHGHWALIRMKSRSDKDNPKKPTWLLIKEKDDFARPAVAYSVVDEMPDSVAQLGASTSAAKPKSKLITKAKSGTHTATVDKTTKSGPSTKKNKSDTPSQTVPAGAVKAALPSKLTPQLATLVDKPPTASSEWLYEIKYDGYRLLARVQGKKIVLMTRNGNDWTEKLPVLADALRAAALPAGWYDGEIVMPDESGIPDFQALQGAFDSHKTQKIVYFLFDVPFFNGFDLRPVPLVSRRALLQSLLNKDLPPTIRFSESFEANGEDIVASACRLGMEGVIGKKRDAPYAERRSPDWIKLKCSHRQEFVIGGYTDPQGSRAGIGALLLGVHDEDGKLRYAGKVGTGFDDKTLRSLRTALNAIHAERSPFTAVSDLRPDGHWVKPRLLAEVSFAEWTHSGRIRHAVFHGLRNDKPARKIIREVPVHPIGEKAPLTSLPPTLKITSPEREIDPSTGITKIELLRFYALVAPLMMPHLQGRPVSLVRAPDGITKQLFFQKHLEVGQMAGVAQLSEKLDPDHPRLLEIVRPEGLLSAAQMNVIEFHTWNAIKTSINKPDRMTFDLDPGEGVEWAAVQEAALLVKALLDQLGLKSFVKTSGGKGFHVVVPLAKQLGWDVVKGFSHAIVAHLVGVFPLRFVVKSGPRNRVGKIFVDYLRNGFGATTVCAWSARARPGLGVSVPIEWDEVQSIHSAAHWTVANIHTRLDRGNTPWDAYASTVQRLTSPMKMLNFKPERLD; encoded by the coding sequence ATGACGCGTCCCGATCCGCTGAAAATCTACAAAACCAAACGCGACTTCACCAAAACTTCAGAGCCGGAGGACGGCGGCGCTGCCAATCAGTCCGGCCTTGCGTTCGTGGTGCAGAAGCATTGGGCCTCTCATTTGCATTACGACGTGCGCCTGGAATTTGAGGGCACTATGCGCAGTTGGGCAGTCCCAAAGGGGCCGAGTTATGACCCGAAAGATAAGCGCATGGCTGTGCAAGTAGAAGATCATCCCATCGCTTATAACAGCTTCGAAGGTAAAATTCCTGCTAAGCAATATGGCGCGGGAAAAGTCATCATTTGGGACAAAGGAACGTGGCAACCTTTGGAGGATCCTTCACAGGGATTGCGCGACGGCAATCTTAAATTCACGCTGAATGGCTATAAATTGCATGGTCATTGGGCGCTGATTCGGATGAAGAGCAGAAGCGACAAAGACAATCCAAAGAAGCCGACATGGTTGCTGATCAAGGAAAAAGACGATTTTGCACGACCTGCTGTGGCGTATAGCGTGGTGGATGAAATGCCGGATAGTGTTGCTCAACTGGGTGCGTCAACGTCGGCCGCAAAGCCTAAAAGTAAGCTGATCACAAAGGCCAAGTCCGGTACGCACACCGCAACCGTTGACAAAACGACGAAGTCCGGACCTTCAACTAAAAAAAATAAGTCTGATACGCCATCGCAGACCGTTCCCGCAGGTGCGGTCAAGGCCGCGTTGCCGTCAAAACTGACACCGCAATTAGCCACCTTGGTGGATAAGCCGCCAACGGCGTCTTCCGAATGGTTATATGAAATCAAGTACGACGGCTATCGTTTGCTGGCCCGTGTGCAAGGCAAAAAAATTGTTTTGATGACGCGCAATGGTAACGACTGGACCGAAAAATTGCCCGTTTTAGCGGATGCATTGCGTGCTGCGGCACTTCCGGCAGGTTGGTACGACGGAGAAATCGTGATGCCGGATGAAAGCGGCATTCCCGACTTTCAGGCGTTACAAGGCGCATTCGATAGCCATAAAACTCAGAAAATTGTGTATTTTTTGTTTGACGTCCCTTTCTTTAATGGCTTCGATTTGCGACCGGTCCCGTTGGTATCGCGTAGAGCTTTGCTGCAATCGCTATTAAATAAGGATTTGCCGCCAACGATTCGGTTCAGCGAATCGTTTGAGGCCAATGGCGAAGATATTGTCGCCTCAGCGTGCCGCCTGGGAATGGAGGGCGTTATTGGCAAAAAACGTGATGCGCCCTATGCAGAACGGCGTTCCCCTGACTGGATTAAGTTGAAGTGCAGCCATCGGCAAGAGTTTGTGATCGGCGGTTATACCGATCCGCAGGGAAGCCGGGCGGGAATCGGCGCTCTGTTACTCGGTGTACATGATGAGGACGGTAAATTGCGTTATGCGGGCAAGGTCGGCACAGGATTTGACGATAAAACGTTGCGCAGTCTACGAACGGCGCTGAATGCTATCCACGCCGAGCGTAGTCCGTTCACCGCCGTCAGCGATCTGCGGCCAGATGGTCATTGGGTAAAACCTAGGTTACTGGCTGAGGTGTCATTTGCCGAATGGACCCATAGCGGCCGGATTCGTCATGCTGTTTTCCATGGTTTGCGCAATGACAAGCCAGCCCGCAAGATCATTCGTGAGGTGCCAGTCCATCCCATCGGCGAAAAGGCGCCTTTAACGTCATTACCCCCGACGTTGAAAATCACCAGTCCCGAACGCGAAATCGACCCCAGCACCGGTATTACGAAGATTGAATTGCTACGATTTTATGCGTTGGTTGCGCCGTTGATGATGCCGCATCTGCAAGGGCGTCCCGTATCTTTGGTGCGAGCGCCCGACGGCATCACAAAACAGCTGTTTTTTCAGAAGCATCTGGAAGTAGGGCAGATGGCGGGCGTGGCGCAGCTGTCAGAGAAGCTCGATCCCGACCATCCCCGTTTGCTGGAGATCGTCCGCCCGGAAGGCTTGCTATCGGCCGCGCAGATGAACGTGATCGAATTCCACACGTGGAACGCGATCAAGACATCCATCAACAAACCAGACCGCATGACATTCGATCTTGATCCCGGCGAAGGTGTCGAATGGGCTGCCGTGCAAGAGGCTGCATTACTGGTAAAAGCTTTACTCGACCAGCTAGGATTGAAATCTTTTGTTAAGACCAGTGGCGGTAAGGGTTTTCATGTGGTGGTGCCGTTAGCGAAACAGCTTGGCTGGGACGTGGTAAAGGGGTTTTCGCATGCGATAGTGGCGCATTTGGTGGGTGTTTTTCCGCTGCGGTTTGTGGTCAAAAGCGGCCCACGTAATCGCGTCGGCAAGATATTTGTGGATTATCTTCGTAATGGTTTTGGCGCAACGACGGTATGCGCCTGGTCAGCTCGCGCAAGGCCGGGGCTGGGCGTTTCTGTGCCGATTGAATGGGACGAAGTGCAAAGTATTCACAGCGCGGCGCATTGGACGGTCGCTAATATTCATACGCGGCTTGATCGCGGTAATACGCCTTGGGATGCTTACGCTTCGACCGTGCAACGCTTAACTTCTCCTATGAAGATGTTGAATTTTAAGCCTGAGAGGTTAGATTGA
- a CDS encoding secretin N-terminal domain-containing protein encodes MSNLKHRVVQSLLMLTTASLIAGCAVPRAMEKTEKLAQQGQLEAAIDVLQDAKKESPKDMRLDSAMYKQLDQLVGRYYQEAEEALAADDEQTALARFETVLKYDNGNMRARQAINQIDNRKHLKELLAEARVMAESRPDDALKLIHKVLEERPSWADAIKLRDTLMRRVAESKTLSPALGASLQKPVSLTFRSHNLVSIFDTISKLAGVNFIFDADVSKSATASISAKKTTAEDAINLLLATNRLRKKVLNHNTLLIYPANGSKDKEYRDMAVKTFFLSHANAKSVSSALKMTLKTRDIHIDERINAIVVRDAPETLELASRLVLALDRPEAEVTLDVQVLEVSSNDLLNLGMQYPGAIGLGISKADGASEGGGSNIPLNLFSSLKKKDLFVNLGAQKGVTLNMLQKATSMQVLANPKIRVKNGKKAHIEIGQKIPVITNLMTDSGATSEKVEMLDVGLKFEVLPTISLDGEISVDIDLTVSSLGDVEESPKKAKYYRINQRKTKTTLTAKDNETQILAGLINREDRDNKSGLPGLSQLPLLDRLFGNREGSNAKSELVLVITPRIERKLELPGAHVTTFISGTESRVSGESLILRNTEGARLTTGGGNSSAGSSSSDTAVEEPTADVNPANELPMLEAPAEQGVSDVVLPPLTQKSLSYHQTLSIRGWSVTTTLATAANSPRMIAIMTQVNTKMQPQTALLEKVEAATITAWREMK; translated from the coding sequence ATGTCAAATTTAAAACACCGCGTGGTACAGAGTTTGTTGATGTTGACGACGGCATCGCTAATTGCTGGATGTGCCGTACCTCGCGCTATGGAAAAAACGGAAAAACTGGCGCAACAAGGTCAGCTGGAAGCCGCTATTGACGTCTTGCAAGACGCTAAGAAAGAAAGTCCAAAAGACATGCGTCTCGATAGCGCCATGTATAAACAGTTGGATCAATTGGTCGGACGTTACTATCAAGAGGCTGAAGAAGCGCTTGCGGCAGACGATGAACAGACGGCGCTTGCGCGGTTTGAAACAGTGCTGAAATACGATAACGGCAACATGCGGGCGCGCCAGGCGATCAATCAGATCGATAACCGCAAACATTTAAAAGAATTGCTGGCTGAAGCGCGTGTCATGGCGGAAAGCCGTCCGGATGATGCGCTTAAGCTGATCCACAAAGTATTGGAAGAGCGCCCATCATGGGCGGATGCGATCAAACTACGCGATACCTTGATGCGCAGAGTGGCTGAATCGAAAACCCTATCGCCAGCGCTCGGCGCTTCGTTACAAAAACCGGTTTCGCTGACGTTCCGTTCGCATAATCTGGTCAGCATTTTTGATACCATTTCAAAACTGGCCGGGGTCAATTTCATATTCGATGCCGATGTATCGAAATCGGCCACGGCGAGTATTTCTGCGAAAAAAACCACCGCAGAAGACGCCATCAATCTATTGCTAGCGACCAATCGCTTGCGTAAAAAAGTATTGAATCACAACACGCTGCTGATTTATCCAGCCAATGGCAGCAAGGATAAAGAATATCGCGACATGGCGGTAAAGACTTTTTTCTTAAGCCATGCTAATGCAAAGTCGGTCAGCAGTGCGCTGAAAATGACGCTTAAAACCAGAGATATCCATATCGATGAGCGGATCAATGCCATCGTTGTCCGCGATGCGCCAGAAACGCTGGAATTGGCTAGCCGCCTGGTATTGGCGCTGGATCGGCCTGAAGCCGAAGTAACGCTGGACGTGCAGGTGCTTGAGGTAAGCAGCAATGATTTACTCAACCTCGGTATGCAATATCCGGGGGCGATTGGCTTGGGTATTTCCAAAGCCGACGGCGCGTCTGAAGGCGGCGGCAGTAATATTCCGCTGAATCTATTTTCCTCTTTGAAGAAAAAAGATTTGTTCGTTAATCTCGGTGCCCAAAAAGGCGTAACGCTGAATATGTTGCAAAAGGCGACAAGCATGCAGGTCCTGGCGAATCCAAAAATTCGCGTCAAGAACGGCAAAAAAGCGCACATTGAGATCGGTCAAAAGATTCCCGTGATTACTAACTTGATGACGGATTCTGGGGCAACTTCGGAAAAAGTCGAAATGCTGGATGTCGGTCTGAAATTTGAAGTGTTGCCGACAATCAGTCTGGATGGTGAGATCAGCGTTGATATCGATTTGACGGTATCCAGTCTTGGCGATGTTGAAGAGTCGCCGAAAAAGGCTAAATACTATCGGATTAATCAGCGTAAAACTAAAACTACATTGACGGCGAAAGATAACGAAACGCAAATTCTGGCAGGTTTGATTAATCGCGAAGATCGCGACAATAAGTCAGGTTTGCCGGGCCTTAGTCAGTTGCCGTTGCTGGATCGTTTGTTCGGTAATCGCGAAGGCAGCAATGCAAAATCGGAATTGGTATTGGTTATCACGCCGCGTATCGAACGCAAACTGGAATTGCCGGGCGCGCATGTGACAACGTTTATTTCTGGCACAGAATCCCGTGTCAGTGGTGAAAGTCTGATACTGCGCAACACAGAAGGCGCACGTCTGACAACTGGTGGTGGTAATTCTTCCGCTGGATCAAGTTCAAGTGATACCGCTGTTGAAGAACCGACAGCAGATGTCAATCCTGCAAATGAACTGCCGATGCTTGAAGCCCCGGCTGAACAAGGCGTATCCGATGTTGTCCTGCCCCCTTTGACTCAGAAATCGCTTAGTTATCATCAGACGCTCAGCATACGTGGCTGGTCCGTGACGACGACGTTGGCGACGGCTGCGAATTCACCAAGAATGATAGCAATCATGACGCAGGTGAATACAAAAATGCAACCGCAAACGGCATTGCTGGAGAAGGTCGAAGCTGCGACTATCACCGCATGGCGAGAAATGAAATGA
- a CDS encoding type II secretion system protein yields the protein MRHWLHRGRLLQRERKITTNHKIVRGFTLIELMVSLAILASLAAALLPMTEFMARRHQEQELRDGLREIRTAIDAYKQAADDGAIEKMLDASGYPANLEVLQTGVANKENVNGGKRVFLRRLPRDPMCNCPDTPAAETWQLRSYDSAFDSPQSGEDVFDITSTNTEEGLNGIPYNQW from the coding sequence ATGAGACACTGGCTGCATCGCGGCAGGCTGCTACAGCGAGAACGAAAAATTACTACGAATCATAAAATAGTCCGTGGCTTTACCTTGATAGAACTGATGGTGTCGCTGGCTATTTTGGCTTCTCTGGCGGCTGCGCTGTTGCCCATGACAGAGTTTATGGCGCGCCGTCATCAAGAGCAGGAATTACGGGATGGCCTGCGTGAAATCAGGACTGCCATCGATGCCTACAAACAGGCTGCAGATGACGGCGCGATCGAAAAAATGCTGGATGCCAGTGGTTATCCCGCCAATCTGGAAGTGTTGCAGACGGGCGTCGCTAACAAAGAAAATGTCAATGGCGGAAAACGAGTTTTCTTGCGCAGACTGCCACGCGATCCGATGTGCAATTGTCCCGATACCCCTGCGGCCGAAACCTGGCAATTGCGCAGTTACGATAGTGCGTTCGATTCGCCGCAATCCGGCGAGGATGTTTTCGATATCACGTCAACGAATACAGAAGAGGGTCTCAATGGCATTCCATATAACCAATGGTAA
- a CDS encoding type II secretion system protein — MQNGKQRGFAYLSVMIMVAVMSIMAFQLSGSLSVRMNRGKEADLLFNGNQIAQAVKSYFESGPVRGCYPPNFEALLEDRRDFQTRRHLRMAYSDPMSAPASVDGGWGILRDHSERIIGVYSKSTDTPYKQHNFPKHQKDFEGKTQYSEWQFLVKGSKVKPASAAICNQ, encoded by the coding sequence ATGCAGAATGGTAAGCAGCGCGGTTTTGCCTATCTTTCTGTGATGATTATGGTAGCGGTGATGAGCATCATGGCATTCCAGTTATCCGGCTCGCTATCGGTGCGTATGAACCGCGGCAAAGAAGCCGATCTACTGTTCAATGGCAATCAAATTGCCCAGGCTGTGAAGAGTTATTTTGAAAGCGGACCGGTACGCGGTTGTTATCCTCCGAATTTTGAGGCATTGCTGGAAGATCGGCGGGATTTCCAGACACGCCGACATTTACGCATGGCATACAGCGATCCCATGAGCGCGCCTGCCAGCGTTGATGGCGGTTGGGGAATATTGCGAGATCATAGCGAACGCATCATCGGCGTCTATAGCAAAAGTACCGATACGCCCTATAAGCAACATAATTTTCCGAAGCATCAGAAAGATTTCGAAGGGAAAACGCAATACTCAGAATGGCAGTTTCTGGTGAAAGGAAGCAAAGTAAAGCCCGCTTCAGCGGCTATATGCAACCAATAA
- a CDS encoding PRC-barrel domain-containing protein, giving the protein MSYLDRDTYGIYRNSTGGPGPEVLGADTLIGNDVCNQAGEDLGDIKELMLDTRTGKVNYAVLSFGGFLGMGEKLFAVPWEALQLDPVNERFILNVDKDRLKSAPGFDKDHWPDMADHSWIREIDTYYGTDRFSDSSPLV; this is encoded by the coding sequence ATGAGCTACTTGGATCGTGATACTTACGGCATATATAGAAATAGCACTGGCGGTCCTGGACCAGAAGTTCTTGGTGCAGATACTTTGATTGGAAATGATGTTTGCAACCAGGCCGGAGAGGACTTGGGCGATATCAAAGAACTGATGTTAGACACACGCACTGGCAAAGTTAATTATGCGGTTCTTTCTTTCGGTGGTTTTCTTGGAATGGGAGAAAAATTATTTGCGGTCCCATGGGAAGCTTTACAGCTTGATCCCGTGAATGAGCGCTTCATTCTGAATGTCGATAAGGATCGTCTGAAAAGTGCGCCAGGCTTTGATAAAGATCACTGGCCAGATATGGCAGACCATAGTTGGATACGTGAAATTGACACCTACTATGGAACAGATCGCTTTTCCGACTCATCCCCGCTAGTGTAA
- a CDS encoding type II secretion system protein — protein MAFHITNGNKGEKLRKNGFTLIELLVVMAIIATLMTLVAPKYFKQTERAKEVVLQHNIRGLREAIDHYRQDMGAGPQALEELVSGRYLKEVPLDPVTGRRDSWQPELDDDAQIYEVRSGAEGMSLSGEAYAEW, from the coding sequence ATGGCATTCCATATAACCAATGGTAACAAAGGAGAAAAGCTGCGAAAAAATGGCTTTACGCTGATCGAATTACTGGTCGTGATGGCGATTATTGCGACCTTGATGACGTTAGTCGCACCAAAATATTTCAAACAGACAGAGCGCGCCAAAGAGGTCGTATTGCAACATAATATTCGCGGTCTGCGTGAGGCTATTGACCACTATCGGCAAGATATGGGCGCAGGTCCGCAAGCGTTGGAAGAGCTGGTGAGCGGCCGCTATTTGAAGGAAGTGCCGTTAGATCCGGTGACCGGACGCCGCGATTCGTGGCAGCCAGAACTGGACGACGATGCACAAATTTATGAAGTGCGCAGTGGGGCAGAGGGGATGTCGCTATCAGGAGAGGCATATGCAGAATGGTAA
- a CDS encoding Ku protein, with amino-acid sequence MATASKRVLWKGAISFGLVHIPIALHSATSEQGLNFDWLDKRTMDPVGYKRINKKTGKEVDKENIVKGIEYEDGEYVILSQEEIAAAYPKSTQTIEIESFVDAGEIPFLYLERPYYVSPINKGAKVYALLREVLIKTGKVGIAKVVIQTKQHLAVLMPCGPALVLDLLRWGDEVRDWEELDLPAEGVKAAGLNDKEMKMGEQLVRDMGGKWNPADFSDSFKEQILKLVEEKVKAGKTESVRSIEKADDDTGSGARIYDLTEMLQRSLHNISRPKSTTAEKKAAPTPKPAKSVKPVKVVKSVKSVKAAPPAAKKPAAKRKAS; translated from the coding sequence ATGGCTACCGCGAGCAAACGTGTACTATGGAAAGGCGCGATTTCGTTTGGGCTGGTGCATATCCCGATTGCGTTGCATTCTGCTACTTCCGAACAAGGTCTGAATTTCGACTGGCTGGACAAGCGCACGATGGACCCTGTCGGTTACAAGCGTATCAATAAAAAAACCGGCAAAGAAGTCGATAAAGAAAACATCGTCAAAGGGATCGAATACGAAGACGGTGAATACGTCATTTTGTCGCAAGAAGAAATTGCCGCAGCCTATCCCAAATCCACTCAAACGATTGAAATCGAAAGCTTCGTCGACGCTGGCGAAATTCCGTTCTTGTATCTGGAACGTCCTTACTATGTTTCGCCGATCAATAAAGGTGCGAAAGTCTATGCCTTATTGCGCGAAGTATTGATTAAGACAGGTAAAGTCGGGATTGCCAAGGTCGTCATTCAAACCAAGCAGCATCTGGCGGTGTTGATGCCTTGCGGACCGGCACTTGTATTGGATTTGCTGCGCTGGGGCGACGAAGTCAGGGATTGGGAAGAACTTGATTTGCCTGCCGAAGGCGTCAAAGCGGCGGGCTTGAACGACAAAGAAATGAAGATGGGCGAACAACTGGTGCGCGATATGGGCGGCAAGTGGAATCCCGCCGACTTTTCTGATTCTTTCAAGGAACAAATCCTTAAATTGGTAGAAGAAAAAGTGAAGGCTGGAAAGACCGAATCCGTCAGGTCGATTGAAAAAGCGGATGACGATACAGGTTCCGGTGCAAGGATTTATGACTTGACCGAGATGTTGCAGCGCAGCCTGCACAATATTAGTCGGCCCAAGTCAACGACTGCTGAGAAGAAGGCCGCGCCGACTCCAAAACCTGCAAAATCGGTAAAGCCAGTCAAGGTGGTTAAATCGGTTAAATCGGTTAAAGCTGCACCGCCCGCAGCGAAGAAACCAGCCGCAAAACGGAAGGCCAGCTAA